A DNA window from Streptomyces parvus contains the following coding sequences:
- the sufB gene encoding Fe-S cluster assembly protein SufB, which produces MTLPTETAHPELEGLGTYEFGWADSDAAGAAAKRGLSEAVVRDISQKKNEPEWMLKLRLKGLKLFDKKPMPSWGSDLSGIDFDNIKYFVRSTEKQAASWEDLPEDIKNTYDKLGIPEAEKQRLVAGVAAQYESEVVYHQIREDLEEQGVIFLDTDTALKEHPELFKEYFGTVIPVGDNKFASLNTAVWSGGSFIYVPKGVHVDIPLQAYFRINTENMGQFERTLIIVDEDAYVHYVEGCTAPIYSSDSLHSAVVEIIVKKGGRCRYTTIQNWSNNVYNLVTKRAVAYEGATMEWVDGNIGSKVTMKYPAVYLMGEHAKGETLSIAFAGEGQHQDAGAKMVHMAPNTSSNIVSKSVARGGGRTSYRGLIEIGEGAPGAKSNVLCDALLVDTISRSDTYPYVDVREDDVSMGHEATVSKVSEDQLFYLMSRGLTEFEAMAMIVRGFVEPIAKELPMEYALELNRLIELQMEGSVG; this is translated from the coding sequence ACGGAGACTGCCCACCCTGAGCTCGAGGGTCTGGGTACGTACGAATTCGGCTGGGCCGACTCCGACGCGGCAGGCGCGGCGGCGAAGCGCGGTCTCTCCGAGGCTGTCGTCCGCGACATCTCGCAGAAGAAGAACGAGCCCGAGTGGATGCTGAAGCTGCGGCTCAAGGGCCTCAAGCTCTTCGACAAGAAGCCCATGCCCAGCTGGGGCTCGGACCTGTCGGGCATCGACTTCGACAACATCAAGTACTTCGTGCGCTCCACGGAGAAGCAGGCCGCCTCCTGGGAGGACCTGCCCGAGGACATCAAGAACACGTACGACAAGCTCGGCATCCCCGAGGCGGAGAAGCAGCGCCTCGTCGCCGGTGTCGCCGCGCAGTACGAGTCCGAGGTCGTCTACCACCAGATCCGCGAGGACCTGGAGGAGCAGGGCGTCATCTTCCTGGACACCGACACCGCGCTGAAGGAGCACCCGGAGCTCTTCAAGGAGTACTTCGGCACCGTCATCCCGGTCGGTGACAACAAGTTCGCCTCGCTGAACACGGCCGTGTGGTCCGGCGGCTCGTTCATCTACGTGCCCAAGGGCGTCCACGTGGACATCCCGCTCCAGGCCTACTTCCGTATCAACACGGAGAACATGGGCCAGTTCGAGCGGACGCTGATCATCGTCGACGAGGACGCCTACGTCCACTACGTCGAGGGCTGCACCGCCCCGATCTACTCCTCGGACTCGCTGCACAGCGCCGTGGTCGAGATCATCGTGAAGAAGGGCGGCCGCTGCCGCTACACGACCATCCAGAACTGGTCGAACAACGTCTACAACCTGGTCACCAAGCGGGCCGTGGCCTACGAGGGCGCGACCATGGAGTGGGTCGACGGCAACATCGGCTCCAAGGTCACCATGAAGTACCCGGCCGTCTACCTGATGGGCGAGCACGCCAAGGGCGAGACCCTGTCCATCGCCTTCGCCGGCGAGGGCCAGCACCAGGACGCCGGCGCCAAGATGGTCCACATGGCCCCGAACACCTCCTCGAACATCGTCTCCAAGTCGGTGGCGCGAGGCGGTGGCCGTACGTCCTACCGCGGACTGATCGAGATCGGCGAGGGCGCGCCGGGCGCGAAGTCCAACGTCCTCTGCGACGCTCTGCTCGTCGACACGATCTCCCGCTCGGACACCTACCCCTACGTCGACGTCCGCGAGGACGACGTGTCGATGGGCCACGAGGCGACCGTCTCCAAGGTCTCCGAGGACCAGCTCTTCTACCTCATGAGCCGCGGACTCACCGAGTTCGAGGCCATGGCGATGATCGTGCGCGGCTTCGTCGAGCCGATCGCCAAGGAGCTGCCCATGGAGTACGCCCTGGAGCTCAACCGGCTGATCGAGCTGCAGATGGAGGGTTCGGTCGGCTAG